In Callospermophilus lateralis isolate mCalLat2 chromosome 19, mCalLat2.hap1, whole genome shotgun sequence, the following are encoded in one genomic region:
- the Atxn2l gene encoding ataxin-2-like protein isoform X5: MLKPQPPQQTSQPQQPPPTQQAVARRPPGGTSPPNGGLPGPLAPAAAPPGTPAAASPCLGPAAAAGSGLRRGAESILAPQPPPPQHQERPGAAAIGSARGQSTGKGPPQSPVFEGVYNNSRMLHFLTAVVGSTCDVKVKNGTTYEGIFKTLSSKFELAVDAVHRKASEPAGGPRREDIVDTMVFKPSDVMLVHFRNVDFNYATKDKFTDSAIAMNSKVNGEHKEKVLQRWEGGDSNSDDYDLESDMSNGWDPNEMFKFNEENYGVKTTYDSSLSSYTVPLEKDNSEEFRQRELRAAQLAREIESSPQYRLRIAMENDDGRTEEEKHSAVQRQGSGRESPSLASREGKYIPLPQRVREGPRGGVRCSSSRGGRPGPSSLPPRGPHHLDNSSPGPGSEARGINGGPSRMSPKAQRPLRGAKTLSSPNSRPSGESSVPPPPAVGRMYPPRSPKSAAPAPISASCPEPPIGSAVATSSAPIPVTSSVVDPGVGSISPASPKISLAPTDVKDLPTKEPGRTLESQELPRIAGKVPGLQNEQKRFQLEELRKFGAQFKLQPSSSPETSLDPFPPRILKEEVKGKEKEVDGLLTSEPMGSPVSSKTESVSDKEDKPPLAPAGSTEGPEQPPPPCPNQTGSPPVGLIKGDDKDEGPVAEQVKKSTLNPNAKEFNPTKPLLSVNKSTSTPTSPGPRTHSTPSIPVLTAGQSGLYSPQYISYIPQIHMGPAVQAPQMYPYPVSNSVPGQQGKYRGAKGSLPPQRSDQHQPASAPPMMQAAAAAGPPLVAATPYSSYIPYNPQQFPGQPAMMQPMAHYPSQPVFAPMLQSSPRMLTSGSHPQAIVSSSTPQYPSAEQPTPQALYATVHQSYPHHATPLHAHQPQPATTPTGSQPQSQHAAPSPVQHQAGQAPHLGSGQPQQNLYHPGALTGTPPSLPPGPSAQSPQSSFPQPAAVYAIHPHQQLPHGFTNMAHVTQAHVQTGITAAPPPHPGAPHPPQVMLLHPPQSHGGPPQGAVPQSGVPALSASTPSPYPYIGHPQGEQPGQAPGFPGGADDRIREFSLAGGIWHGRAEGLQVGQDARVLGGE, translated from the exons ATGTTGAAGCCTCAGCCGCCACAACAGACCTCCCAGCCCCAGCAGCCGCCCCCCACGCAACAGGCCGTGGCCCGCCGGCCTCCCGGCGGCACCAGCCCTCCCAACGGCGGCCTCCCGGGGCCGCTGGCCCCCGCCGCTGCTCCCCCAGGGACTCCCGCGGCTGCCTCTCCCTGCCTGGGGCCTGCGGCTGCTGCCGGCAGCGGGCTCCGCCGGGGAGCCGAAAGCATCCTGGCACCGCAACCGCCGCCGCCGCAGCATCAagagaggccaggggcagccgccATCGGCAGCGCCAG GGGACAGAGCACAGGAAAGGGACCCCCACAATCACCT GTGTTTGAAGGTGTTTATAACAACTCCAGGATGCTGCATTTCCTGACAGCTGTTGTG GGCTCCACTTGTGATGTAAAGGTGAAAAATGGCACCACCTATGAAGGCATTTTCAAGACTCTGAGCTCAAAG TTTGAACTGGCAGTAGACGCTGTGCACCGGAAAGCATCTGAGCCAGCAGGTGGCCCTCGCCGAGAAGACATTGTAGACACCATGGTGTTTAAACCCAGTGATGTCATGCTTGTCCATTTCCGGAATGTTGACTTCAATTATGCTACTAAAG ACAAGTTCACTGACTCAGCCATTGCCATGAACTCGAAGGTGAATGGGGAACACAAAGAGAAAGTGCTTCAGCGCTGGGAGGGCGGTGACAGCAACAGTGATGATTATGACCTCGAGTCTGACATG TCCAATGGATGGGACCCCAATGAAATGTTCAAGTTCAATGAGGAGAACTATGGTGTAAAGACCACCTATGATAGTAGTCTCTCTTCTTACAC GGTGCCCTTAGAAAAGGACAACTCCGAAGAGTTCCGTCAGCGGGAGCTGCGTGCAGCCCAGTTGGCTCGGGAGATTGAGTCAAGCCCGCAGTACCGCCTGCGGATCGCCATGGAGAATGACGACGGGCGCACTGAGGAGGAGAAGCACAGTGCAGTTCAGCGGCAGGGGTCAGGGCGAGAGAGCCCCAGCTTGGCATCCAG GGAGGGCAAGTATATCCCTCTGCCTCAACGAGTTCGAGAAGGTCCCCGGGGAGGAGTTCGGTGCAGCAGTTCTCGGGGTGGCCGGCCTGGCCCTAGCTCTTTGCCACCtcgtggccctcatcatcttgacAATAGCAGCCCTGGCCCAGGTTCTGAGGCACGTGGTATCAATGGAG GTCCTTCCCGCATGTCCCCCAAGGCACAGCGCCCTCTGAGAGGTGCCAAGACTCTGTCTTCACCCAACAGCAGGCCTTCTGGAGAATCTTCTGTTCCACCTCCTCCTGCAG TGGGCCGGATGTACCCTCCACGCTCTCCCAAGTCTGCTGCCCCTGCCCCAATCTCTGCTTCCTGTCCTGAACCTCCTATTGGCTCTGCAGTGGCGACCTCTTCAGCCCCTATTCCTGTAACATCATCAGTTGTGGATCCTGGAGTGGGTTCCATTTCCCCAGCTTCTCCAAAGATCTCACTGGCCCCCACTGATG TAAAAGACCTCCCAACCAAGGAACCTGGCAGAACTCTGGAGTCCCAGGAGCTGCCCCGGATAGCTGGGAAAG TCCCTGGCCTTCAGAATGAGCAGAAACGATTTCAACTAGAAGAACTGAGAAAGTTTGGGGCCCAGTTTAAG CTTCAGCCCAGTAGTTCCCCTGAGACCAGCCTGGATCCTTTTCCTCCTCGGATTTTAAAGGAGGAGGTcaaagggaaggagaaggaggtTGATGGTCTATTGACTTCAGAACCTATGGGGTCCCCAGTCTCATCTAAGACAGAATCCGTATCGGATAAGGAAGACAAACCCCCCCTGGCACCAGCAGGAAGCACTGAGGGGCCAGAGCAGCCCCCACCACCTTGCCCAAATCAAACTGGCAGCCCCCCGGTGGGGCTCATCAAGGGAGATGACAAGGATGAGGGCCCTGTTGCTGA ACAAGTAAAGAAGTCAACGTTGAACCCCAATGCCAAGGAGTTTAATCCCACAAAGCCTCTGCTGTCTGTG AACAAATCCACCAGTACCCCAACTTCTCCAGGGCCCCGAACTCATTCAACTCCCTCCATCCCGGTGCTGACAGCAGGCCAGAGTGGGCTCTACAGCCCCCAGTACATCTCCTACATACCTCAGATCCATATGGGACCAGCTGTACAG GCACCTCAGATGTATCCGTATCCTGTATCCAATTCGGTGCCTGGGCAGCAGGGCAAGTACCGAGGAGCAAAAG GCTCCCTCCCGCCCCAGCGCTCAGACCAACACCAGCCAGCCTCAGCCCCTCCGATGATGCAGGCTGCTGCAGCTGCTGGCCCACCTTTGGTGGCTGCCACACCTTATTCTTCCTACATCCCCTACAACCCGCAGCAGTTCCCAGGCCAGCCTGCCATGATGCAGCCTATGGCCCACTACCCCTCACAG CCGGTGTTTGCCCCCATGCTTCAAAGCAGCCCACGCATGCTGACGTCGGGTAGCCATCCCCAGGCCATTGTGTCATCCTCCACTCCTCAGTACCCTTCTGCAGAGCAGCCTACCCCCCAAGCCCTCTATG CCACTGTTCACCAGTCCTATCCACACCATGCCACGCCACTCCATGCCCACCAGCCACAGCCGGCCACCACACCTACTGGGAGCCAGCCGCAGTCACAGCATGCGGCCCCCAGTCCCGTCCAG CACCAGGCGGGGCAGGCCCCACACCTGGGCAGTGGACAGCCACAGCAGAATCTGTACCACCCAGGGGCCCTGACAGGCACGCCGCCCTCTCTGCCACCGGGACCTTCTGCCCAGTCCCCTCAGAGCAGCTTCCCCCAGCCAGCCGCTGTGTATGCCATCCATCCCCACCAGCAGCTGCCCCACGGCTTTACCAATATGGCCCATGTTACCCAG GCCCATGTCCAAACTGGAATCACAGCAGCCCCGCCCCCTCACCCTGGGGCTCCCCACCCGCCCCAGGTGATGCTGCTGCACCCACCCCAGAGCCATGGGGGGCCCCCCCAAGGCGCGGTGCCCCAGAGTGGGGTGCCTGCACTCTCAGCTTCCACACCCTCACCCTACCCCTACATCGGACACCCCCAAGGTGAGCAGCCTGGCCAGGCGCCTGGATTTCCAGGAGGAGCCGATGACAGGATTCGTGAGTTCTCGTTAGCTGGGGGAATTTGGCATGGAAGAGCTGAGGGGCTGCAGGTGGGGCAGGATGCACGGGTTCTGGGTGGGGAGTGA